The Tribolium castaneum strain GA2 chromosome 3, icTriCast1.1, whole genome shotgun sequence sequence TTTGCGCTCAGACGTGTAGAAAAGTTTCGAAAAGCTCGAATATTGTCGAATGTACTCAGTCGGCAAACACAAAGAATCAGAGTTTGTTCAGGACCAAGTGGTCCATAGTCAAAACATCTTATATTTTACCTTTCCATTAGTACCGTCCCAGTATTTCCTGGCCCTCTCAATGAAGTCCACAGTGACCTACCTTGCTTCcacgaaattttatttagtggTAATGCAGAGGTAAGGTCAAGTGGGGCTTTTAAccataattaacttttttaatgtcttgcaATGATTATCAAGTCGATGGACACTTGTGTTAATGGATATCTGCCTTAATGGAGaggtaaattatttaacaattgCACGTCCCGACTGTAAAATCCAAGCAAAGTCGCGATTAATTGCGAGGCCGGATTTATGAGAAAATTGGGGCGGCTCTCTAAAagtaataacttaataaagcgATATATTAATTAAGCGATTCACTGCAAATATGTGTGCACAACAAACAAATTTGTAAATGATAACATCTAACTACTAAGCCAATATAATTAATACCCAATTATTAACAAGATAAATAGTTAAATATACTTATACTTTTCCCAAacataaacattaaataagtACTCGACAAACAAAGTACAATAAATAAGGAGAGTGTATTTAACTATAAAACAACTAATCGCTCCTCTCTCTCGCAACATATACGGAGTGATTGGGTTAGATGTAAACAAACAGCGATGTTTGTGCCATCAAATATTGGTACACTAATTTACCTATCGCTGTAAATACGATTAGAATATTTTGATGACAGTAAATTATTGCTTTAGTTTTTACGTTCTGTTTGCACAAATCATTGAGGCAGGTTGGGATTAAACTTGGACTAATCTACTATTGGCAATTGACTTTTATTTATCGACTTAAATGACATTGTTAGAGATTCATTGATTACTGATTATTTGCacttaaaagtgtttttgttaatggaagtaaataaatgcaatttttgtttgtacaCACAATACAAAGTAGTTTGTTAGATAATAATTACCGCGGTTTTGTTTATATATTTGTCTAGTCGtttatttttacgtaaatacaacGTTTTATTTCTGTTGATTTTTCTATAGACGtgaataaatttgtacaaaCATTCTATTGACTAAAATTGTATACAATATCTCACTTAACTACGGTTGTATTAAATAATATCTACTACTATTTGCaatgcaaaaatttacatCACAAACACTACGTATCCCTGTTTATTGAGGCTTAAAATCTGTTTTCTCTTTCATTCTGTTTAGGAAACGCACACCTattatttgatgttttaatttcttttaatttattacaatttttaatgtaTGGACATTTAGATCAATTATCCTcacaaaagaataaataatgtaataaggtattcatattttaatttattacgtgCTAATAACTATCAAGTGTTCAGGAGTGTTATGACGAAACTCTCTAGTTTAGTGTTAAcatgaataaaattaactcctaattcatcaaaaacaaaatcggGGAATACctgatcattttttttttaattaaaactaaacatCAGAAACTTCTCCACTGTTTCAacacttaaaatattttcactttACCACAGGTTTGAACAAAATGTTCGTTATAATAAAAGCGTCATTGGATGGGACCGGAACCTCCTCGGATTACCAAAAacttgattatttattttatttgtataaaagCTTTACACAGAAATTTAGCAACAAATTAAaacgtaaataattattaatataaaaagaACGCTGTTGCTTCACTCACGTGACAATCTTCTCCACAAAATGACAATATcctaaatgatttttttggtcaaatggtCAAACTATGTAAAATCACTACAAAATCTCTAAGCTCTTGGTTATTTATGAAGCTACTTTAGTAAGAAAAAGTGTTATAATTGGACAAAAACACTtcacattttgaaaaagaaaacttCCTTGGTTCAGGTCTTTAGTGAACCATAATTTTCAAACGATTCGCAATTGCACTTTGATGTTTAGGTTGAATCAAAATCAGTCATGTGCTGTTACTAATTCATACAATCGCGACTATTATACACATGTGACTGTATAATTGGTGTTTATTGGCAAAATTAAGTTGCTGCTTTGTTCAAGTgtataaaaaatgtaggtatacgtaataaaattaatgccATTGAATTATAAACCGGTGCATGTAGATCAATAAATTGCGTTAATCTCGAACTATAAAGCTTATTTAGAGCTTTTATGGTTACAATTTGTCAGTTATgtaaaatatgtatatttttcATTGGCATAATAGGAAAATAAAGCACCTGTGTGAGATACGGTACCTCCGATAAGATAAAgcttaatttataattttaacgaTCCAATATTAACAGTAAGTACACATCGTAGAGCATTATGAAACAGACACTAATTAGTGAACGCATATTCAATACGGCACCACCAACACGATTCCAATCAGACGACGTGGAACGAACCCTACATGCATCCCAGCGAGGATGGATATCCATCGGGTCGATAACGGTGTGATGTTATATAACCTAGCGATAACATACAGCCTGTCCAGGCCGTTCCGGCGGACGCTTTTCGTGTCCTGGTTGTAGTTGGATGGATTAAAGGCTGACCCGACGTCCACTCGTCGCTGATTCATGAGGGAAACAATGGACGACATCATCATGATGAATCGAGTTGTATGTCGAAATTGTGGGATGGCGTTTGTGGGCTTTGACCTTTTCGCTGTAGAGCCCCAGCCGAATAGATAAGCAAAATTGGGTCGTTACATGTTATTGCCTTATTATTACGACATGGAATCTTTTATGCTCCACAAATGGATCGATCACGATTTATACGCTTGATGATAATCATTTTCCTCGTTAGGCAGTAGATGCGACTGCATTTTTGGCAAACAGTCGACACCACAAGCAAATTCGTTCGTGCCACAGTTTTAGTGTAAAAATATGGAAAATGGACAACTAGGAAATATAGGCTTgttataattaacaaaaatactaaaaaattaaatgatacAGAAGGCAATTGAGTAAGGGTGGTGTCATTTCACGTacattacacaaaatttaatgctaattttcaaaatatttatgcTTGTTATATCACTCCTAAACTAACTTTTTATTATACCGATAAATCGCTGTGGGTAATATTTGTATCTTTACGCACTTGTTCTTCCAAATTTTCTATCCTTCATGATTGTATCTTTATACACCTACCTATACTCAGGTATTTGGTAATAACACTGCCAAAGAACAGAATTGCATCAGAAATCTATaggaatcaaaattttgacacaAATTCCAtaatttctatttaattaaaaaactataacagtaaattaatttttgtattttgtaataaaaaatgtatctaTGGATACAAAAGAGAAGGTTTTCATTTACATCATCATAAAAATAAGTGAtaggtaaaattaaaacatgatTTATTTGTCCAGGTGTAGGACAAATAAATCACTTAGAAATACCCTGAATTTTTCATTGTATGTAggtatttccaaatttttattcacgctatgattttcttaaaattttgtttatttttatcgattaaataaatgcaataaaacttaaatttttagaatagAACAGTCGAGACAAACAATCGTAGATATATGATTCAGAACTTGATAAGATGAGTTCTTATTAAGTGTAATAATAGCCTCGATTTATACACCAAAGATGTAGATTTATTGAACTTTTATATCAGCATAgaatcagaaaaaatatttttttttgaattctatAAATTCAAAACAATACCGTTTCATCTAGGtattaggtaaaaaaaatcttttaattttgatttttaattttaaattattacgtCAAGTAGgtggattaaaaaaaagttgaaacaattaatattaatttattttaataatctcAATTTTCAACAGAACACCAAGTAGGTACCTACccttatattttatttcattgctGATAACACTGataacaacaaattaatatATAAGAATACCTcgtgattattatttatttgttattaattattgcgcTTTTATTGTTATGGTTCTTTTCTTAAGTTTCATCTCGAGACAAATCAGAAAAGTAAGATTGGTCAAACATGACATAATGATAGatcaaaccaaaaaaataaaaaaaaacatcttcTGGCTTAATTTTACGTACCTGTTTAAGTACTTTATAATCGGGGTTAATTTTACGGTCAACTTGATGGAAAAACAGGAAGAGATTACCTTATTCTTTCCGGTTAACTCTTTCGCATTGTTCACACCTACCTTTCTAACCTCCTTTCTTCCTTCACACCACGatatcgattttatttttatggacaagaaaaaaattattaagaagccaaaaaaaaatcgtaaaaatagTTTGCAACTTGCCCAGGTAGGTAGGTATATAGGTATCgtttatatttttcgaaatttccgttagttttcgagttatgcaaaatataaaaataataaaaactaataaaaacaacaattaataacaaataaaaaatttaaaaaaattgcataacccGAAAACGAAgagaaatttccaaaaaattacttaaaaattatttttacacttttaacGGACTTGAGTGTATACCTAGTAACAGCTTTTTTTCATAGTAGTATAGGTAAAGgtaaataatttagaaaaaaaaatgcgtcCACACTTTGGCCCTGTACCTACCTAGCGTAGAGAagtgtgtttttatttattatttttgatgcAACAAAATTGAGTACCTAATGTTTCCAGATATTTTTAccaaatataaataacaataaataaaaaaataaaaagaaaatttcgcATACTTAACACGAAAACAAagagaaattttcaaaaaaattgatttcttaaatattagTATCCCACTTTTGACGTACTTGAGTGTATacctactattttttttttcgtaaaataagTAGTACaggtaaattatttataaaaaaaaaatattttaacacttCTGGTGGTGGACtcgtaaaattttgcaattttttcccttaagacatatttttatttattgtttctgacacaacaaaattgcataatgttcccatacattttttatctaaCAATTAAACCGCAATGGCAGTTAGAACACGAGACCAGTTCCATTAGCCAATTATTTAGCCAAAAATCTCATTTACGTGTATCAAATTTATGTTGATTAGATAATGTAATGACATaatataatacaattttatctGTATTCACGTAGGTGGGCGCGAAACCTCCCCACAACAACCACTTTTACAACTCTTCCTTACCTCAGTTACTCCTTTATCTATTTAAATTAtgtacagaaaaaataaaatattaaaaattcgaTTAGTTTTTTCAACCCCTTTAGACTTTGATGTCTCCAAAAGTCAAGCATATCCCTATATCCCTATTTATATTTCATCGAAACAATTTAAGTCCACTTTATTCGTCCGCTAGAGTTTGTTTAGGATCTTTAATCAACCCTTATTACTTGCGTTTTATatctttagaatttttcccgCGAATTACAGCCTGCTTCGATAAAATGGCCCCGCAGAGGCGAAACAACGAAATCGAATCACCTCCAAGTCAAGTATAAAAAGTCCTTGAAGCGTCCATTTTGTATAAGTAAATATGTATAGATCTCGTCGGGCGGCGATCCGTCGTATGAAATACCGTAGATAGGAAGCGGTTATATCAAGTTAGTTGCGTTTTATCGTACCAGCGAGCTCTTCAAGCACGGATTGGTGCTGGTATTGACGGAATAGGGGGCGCAGGCGCGCCGCCCTCGCCCCCCGAGCCCCAAAGCCCCTGCAGAGACAACCAAAGCGAAAACACGCCGATGAATTATTCGGGGAGATGTCCGAAGACGATCCTTGGAGCGCCGATCGCCCCTTTTTCGGATCggcgttttaataaaatgatagCGGGTGAAGCCGCACACAAATTAGGCTGTTTGCAGAACGATGaacaaatcattaaaaatataaagaagGGTTCAACAATGGAgaataaagagataaaaatgataaaccATAAAACGTTTGCTTGCGCAAATCCATGCTTTGACTCAAAAGGAATACGGAATGACGAGACCAACGATCCGACGCAAGAGCGCAACCGACCACTGCCGCTGTACGCACAATAAAACGATTTTCAACTTGGTATAATATAGCATGAAAGTGGCTTATTTTGGGTTTAGGCAAAACCGGGCTCAGGGTATTTGAGATAAAGCCCACGTATTTTGTGGTCGATGGAGTATCTAAGCAGTTATTAAGTCCCTGCCTGCCAACCACCACACAAATTTTGTACAATCATTCTTATACCAAATGCAAATTGATGACACaaaatttttctcaattaATCTCTGAtcgcaaaataattgtaaaatttacgTCAGTTGTTCACTTTTAGAAAccttccacttttttttagaAGCATGtagaaaaatagtaaataagtGTAGTTTTAGTACTTAGTAAGGTTtacgtttgaaaaaaatttcttttcggAGAATACATTAAATGATAATATTAGCTGGAAAACGGCACGTTTAGGTAAATAATATTGTTATCTATTAATCaccctttaaattaaaacttattgaaTTAGCTGGtaaaaaactaccaaaaaaCTTATTATGTTCTCTGTCAATGTAATCGTTTaaaaaagagtaaaaaaagAGAAGTAACAAAGAGAgttaagttaataataacttaTACATACTCAAAGACTTTGTTTTCCGCCTTTATGCAGTTCAAGTAATGTGGAAAGTTTCATAATTAAACCATAAGTATCCCTAGGTATATCTATTAGGTACAAAGTTACTTAATTACCTTATCGTTTTATTACACTTCAATTAGGTATACCATACCTACTCTGAAGGTGTTTACTTACCTACAGGGCGTTTTCGAAGAAGTTAAATGTAGATATGTATAAAACCAAGATAGATTTTTTGGTATATACCTACTAATAATTGTTGAAAAGTTTATATGTCTGATATGACTAGAAAAAACAGTTaactacattttattttattttaatttctgatttttttatgaaaagtaataattttttgattgattAATTGATGTTATTTGGAGATCCAAATCTGCCGATTTAGAAATCTTTGCTCGATTTTTATTCGTAAAATCCGGGTCCGCGTGAGTCAAAAGTCAGTTTTCaggttcaaaaaaaaattattaattgttacaCAGTTACACAAATAGCTAATATGATTGCTAGTCTAttagttaataaatatacGCCTTTCCGCCATTAAATTTATGTGTAATCAAAATGTCGGCACTACCTAATCAATAAGCGATAACTACAAATTTCAGAGAAATCGTTGCTctaataacacaaaaaacttaattaacttaattttgttaaaattatacgAGAGGACAAACTCAGGACAAGGCATTAGGTGTAGGTACAAAAAGGTAAGTACGGTGTAGGTACCTAATGTTGCAATTATTTAACAGATGCAATCTTTAGATAGATATTAATATTAGCAATgttgcattttctctcaaaattagctgttgtaaattattcatgcatttaaaaaaaataatagctaatgtaatttatacattcaataagagatctaatccattaataactattttacaattttattttaaaaaataattccataaaatgcgacgttggcgtttgtATAGCTTTGAAACAGCTATTAGTAtactaatattaataatttataataagaagtgttattttcaaagtaagttggtttaaaaaaaatataacattagGAAGaaactatatatttttttatttattcttgaTACTATATTCCGTAGTCGCTcctatatatttaaaataatgtattaaataaaataagaagcaataacaaaaaagtatcaaaatatcaaaaaattattcggcaacaaaaatcatttcaaagttattttattaaaattatttattattagataTAGGCATCCGTATAATTATTTGTCCGACAATAAAAGTTCTTTCATTTGAGAATCATCCAACTAAACAGTATAATTTTGTAGAAAGTAAGTgtttagttaaataaatattacttatTTACTATATAACAGATGAAGCAAGTATTTGCCCATTCATTTTCGGTTTGTTTACCAAATTTAACACGAACATCAATGAAATGAGTTTTATAATATAGTAAAACAAACGCGTGCGAatacaacaaaattatagTAAGGATAATAAAAGGCATTGTTAAAGAGATTGACATTTATTGTGACAAAAAGTCAGTTTAATACATTTACATCATAATATacatttttctatattttatgTACAAATTTGGTTCGCAGTTGCACATTTTCCTTATATTAAAAACCTTTCTAGTAAGTACCTCTTTTATAGTTAGGTATGTATAATACAAATTTCAAGTATTCGATATAAATCATATTTGAAACATCACAAATTCGTCAAGAAATTTGTACATTTATTACAATCACTTTGTACATAACTATCAACaaagtttaataattataaaacatcAGAATACGCTGggtaatataaataaaaaagtaagaaaCCTATATAGCAATACTCGATTGAGGGAACAGATTATAGCAGATCGAACGTAACGTCGAGATTTCCCGGAGAATGATAAAAACATTCCTCTTATACTCACTCGCGCGACATAGATAACATCTAAGCAAacgatttgcaaaaattgagtGCTTGAAAAGTTGCATTAAAACACTAACAAAATCTAGTATTTACAATGCACAGAATATATTTACATCATGAATTTATTCGAGGCTTTTCCTTATGCCAGAGGATACTGTCACAAACTCGTCGTCCCCGCTGACGTATGGTACAGGGGGCTGTTGTAGTAGTCGTTGCCTATGGTCGAGTGCGAATGCACCGAACTGGGCAGCGGGCTCAGAGTGTTGTAGCCATACTGGTGCATGTCCGCGTACATTTTGATGTCGGCCTTGCTTTCGGCGGTGGGCAGCAGCCTGTTTATGGAAAAGGGATGATTCGAGGAAGTGAAACCTGACGGTTCTTGCTTCAAGTGGTGGCTCATGGGGTTGTGGTGCAGCATGGCCTGGTGGTCGCTGGACAGGCTCAGCGGGTGACACCGATTCACCATCGCCGAGAGCTCCTCATGCGACATGTTCTGCTGGTGGTGCTGCTGGTGCATGTTCAGATCATTCGAGTGCAGAAGATTCATTTGCTCGACGTCGAGCTTCGACGGGTGGATGCTCAGCATAGTGCCCAGCGTGTTCTCGGGGTTCTTGTCCAAGTGGTGGGTTTTATGGGCGTCGTCGCCGTGTTGTATCGACGACTTCTTCTCGGAGCTGTTGCTGTTGTCCACCGAATGCGAGGGGCTCTTGTGGGTCTGCCTAATTAGCTCCTTTTTCTCGTCTTTGAAGCGCTTTTGCCGCCGGAGGTAGCAGCCGTTCTCGAACATGTTGCCCGAGTCCGGGTGCAGGCTCCAGAAGGAGCCCTTCCCGGGCTTGTCCGGGGTCCGGGGGACTTTGACGAAGCAGTCGTTGAAGGACAGGGAGTGCCGGATCGAGTTCTGCCAGCGTTGCTGGTTCTGTCGGTAGAACGGGAACAGGTCCATGATGAATTGGTAGATTTCGGAGAGCGTGAGCATCTTCTGGGGGCTGTTCTGGATGGCCATGGTGATGAGGGAGATGTAGGAGTACGGGGGCTTAGCGTGGGTGTAGCTGCGGCGGTAGGTCTTGTCGGCGCGGGCCCGCTGCAGGGCCGAGTTGGGCGAGGTGTCGCCGCCCCCCAGGTCGCCCCGGCCGAGGGTGCCGACGGAGCCGTAGGAGTTCATCGTGGCCATGGGGGTGGCCATGCAGGCGGCGTTCATGTTGGAGATGGGGGAGCCGATGGTGGTGTAGCCCATCGAGGAGGAGGTCATGCCGTTGCCGTTCATCGCCATGCCCCCGGGCATACCTGAGTTGAGCATGCTGGAGCCGAAGGAGGCGGCCTGCGGCGAGCAGTTCATCGACGGCATCGACACGCAGGACATGGAGTTCATGGAGTACGTGGGGGTCATCGGCGACATGGCGTTGGACGAGGTGGCCATCGTCGTCGAGTCCGAATATAACTTCTGAGTCAACATTGCACCGCTATTGCACTCGGAGGGACGCACTGCACTTAGGACACACTGAACCCGGATCAATCAATATGATCTTAACTCGTCATCGGAGGTTTTGTTTCATTGTTTACATCACGAGCGGATCCACAAACAAGTTAACACTTTAGGTATTCCAAACCAGCACTGATTGGAAAAACAAATACTCCTTGCTGCCTGTTTACTTAGATACTACAAGCCGATGTGAAGTACCCTGAGCTTTAGGTAGTCAAATACAGAATCGTCAGGGGAGGGTGGTTGCCATGGCGACTCAACGCCCAATCAACGACGAACGCTCGAGTCGCCATGACGACGAGCGCACAAAACAGGCCCCGGATTGGTCGCAGCGTAATCGACAATCGAGGATCTTGAGGGGAAAGCGATGCGACACGCCCATATGTCACCGACGCCGCACACGTCCGATGAGGGAACTAATAATTTTCGATTCGGCCATCCGTTGCCCGTCAACTTGTTTCGATTCTTGCTATAATCTTCAATTCAGTTGCCGcggcttgaatttttttcaagaaatattCAATAAATGTTGAGTTacttgagtgttttatttgcttCGTGAGACCGACATTGGATTCACCAGgtaattttgtttgttgcactagacaacaataacatttaataaTCCAAGTTCAAAGAGCtttttattagataaaaatattcattggTACACTTATGCATgaagtttttcaaacagcGCATGAAACACCAGATTGTCACAATTTTCCAAGACGATggcgaataaatttattaaacaaatatttagttacgggaggaaattttatttttagtatctGTACTTACAAGTCAATGAGATAAAAATCACGTTTTGATACGTAGCCTCAGCACGTGATTTCTACCTACACCACAGTCaagattaaaaaacaaaaattttttcgagTACTAGTTCAGGAAAACTTACAGGCGGaactaaaacgaaaaaatatttacctacGTGTAATAAGAGAAAACTAAGAGTGTAACAAAGTTTATAAATAGTTTCATTACGCAGTGGTATAGGGTCATTacgaagaaaaataaagtcgAGCAAGTGGAGACCTAATTGAactgaaaatgtttttcttgaAAGTTGTGCgctgtgtaataaattaacgATTAAGTGacaaattaagtttaattatgTTTGTGTATCGTATGTAACCATTAGTGCAACATAAACACCGATATATTTTAACAAGATGTTAATAGCAGCGTGTCCAGAACAATAGATAATTGAATTGCTTTTAGAGCATGGTTGAGGTAGGTGTCATAATATAATTACGAAGATataaattaaacaacaaattgTAGTTGAAAGGGTAATGTGCTTGTGTATGCAGTTTATTGATATATTTAAATGGTGGCATTCTAATCCTCAGTCATTGTGAATGTTcgcataaaaaagc is a genomic window containing:
- the fkh gene encoding fork head, encoding MLTQKLYSDSTTMATSSNAMSPMTPTYSMNSMSCVSMPSMNCSPQAASFGSSMLNSGMPGGMAMNGNGMTSSSMGYTTIGSPISNMNAACMATPMATMNSYGSVGTLGRGDLGGGDTSPNSALQRARADKTYRRSYTHAKPPYSYISLITMAIQNSPQKMLTLSEIYQFIMDLFPFYRQNQQRWQNSIRHSLSFNDCFVKVPRTPDKPGKGSFWSLHPDSGNMFENGCYLRRQKRFKDEKKELIRQTHKSPSHSVDNSNSSEKKSSIQHGDDAHKTHHLDKNPENTLGTMLSIHPSKLDVEQMNLLHSNDLNMHQQHHQQNMSHEELSAMVNRCHPLSLSSDHQAMLHHNPMSHHLKQEPSGFTSSNHPFSINRLLPTAESKADIKMYADMHQYGYNTLSPLPSSVHSHSTIGNDYYNSPLYHTSAGTTSL